Proteins co-encoded in one Papaver somniferum cultivar HN1 chromosome 5, ASM357369v1, whole genome shotgun sequence genomic window:
- the LOC113282363 gene encoding histone deacetylase 6-like, protein MEEDLSGNALQTSGTDGKKRRVSYFYEPTIGDYYYGQGHPMKPHRIRMAHSLVVHYGLHRLMEINTPYPATPQDIRKFHSDDYVEFLSSVSPETLHDHTHSRHLKRFNVGEDCPVFEGLFEFCQASAGGSMGAAAKLNRGDADIALNWAGGLHHAKKCEASGFCYVNDIVLGILELLKNHKRVLYIDIDVHHGDGVEEAFFTTDRVMTVSFHKFGDYFPGTGHIKDIGVGGGKYYALNVPLNDGIDDESFRGLFRPIIQKVMEVYQPEAVVLQCGADSLSGDRLGCFNLSVKGHADCLRYLRSFNVPLMVLGGGGYTIRNVARCWCYETAVAVGVEPDNKLPYNEYYEYFGPDYTLHVDTSNMENQNTPRDMEKIRTLLLDQLSKIQHAPSVQFQARPPNTEPPEEEEEDMDERPKCRIWDGECSGSDSEEERKPGINDSGTDGQLNLDSRIIKDEVMDESAPPRVKDEVMDESPPAQVKEEAPSH, encoded by the exons atggaaGAAGATTTATCAGGAAATGCACTTCAAACTTCAGGAACCGATGGAAAAAAACGTAGGGTTTCATATTTCTACGAACCAACAATAGGTGATTATTATTACGGACAAGGTCATCCGATGAAACCACATAGAATTCGTATGGCACATAGTTTAGTTGTTCATTATGGTCTTCATCGTTTAATGGAAATCAATACTCCATATCCTGCTACACCTCAAGACATAAGAAAATTTCACTCAGATGATTATGTTGAGTTTTTATCATCTGTTAGTCCTGAGACTTTACATGATCATACTCATTCTAGACATCTGAAAAGATTTAATGTTGGTGAAGATTGTCCTGTATTTGAGGGTTTATTTGAGTTTTGTCAAGCTTCTGCCGGTGGTTCCATGGGAGCTGCTGCTAAATTAAATAGAGGGGATGCCGATATTGCGCTGAATTGGGCTGGGGGGTTACATCATGCTAAAAAATGTGAAGCTTCTGGGTTTTGTTATGTTAATGATATTGTGTTGGGGATTCTTGAATTGCTCAAGAATCATAAG CgagttttgtatatagatattgaTGTACACCATGGAGATGGAGTAGAGGAGGCATTTTTCACTACGGATAGAGTCATGACTGTCTCATTTCATAAGTTTGGGGACTATTTTCCTGGAACTGGGCATATTAAGGACATTGGTGTGGGTGGTGGAAAGTATTATGCGCTCAACGTACCTCTTAATGATGGTATTGATGATGAGAGCTTTCGTGGATTATTTCGTCCTATTATCCAGAAAGTAATGGAAGTTTATCAGCCGGAAGCAGTTGTTCTTCAATGTGGTGCAGATTCCTTATCAGGTGATAGGTTGGGTTGTTTCAATCTATCTGTAAAGGGTCATGCAGACTGCCTAAGATATCTTAGATCCTTCAACGTACCTTTAATGGTCTTAGGAGGCGGAGGCTATACAATTCGTAATGTTGCCCGCTGTTGGTGCTATGAG ACAGCAGTTGCAGTCGGAGTGGAGCCTGATAACAAGTTGCCTTACAACGAATATTACGAGTACTTTGGTCCAGACTATACTCTTCATGTCGACACAAGCAACATGGAGAATCAAAACACACCTAGAGATATGGAGAAAATAAG GACCTTACTGTTGGACCAACTTTCAAAGATACAACATGCTCCAAGTGTACAATTTCAAGCAAGACCACCCAACACGGAACCCCCAGAAGAG GAAGAGGAGGATATGGATGAAAGACCGAAATGCCGAATTTGGGATGGTGAATGCTCTGGGTCTGATTCTGAAGAAGAACGAAAGCCTGGAATTAATGATTCTGGCACAGACGGCCAACTAAACCTTGATTCGAG AATCATTAAAGATGAAGTCATGGATGAAAGTGCCCCACCTAGAGTAAAAGATGAAGTCATGGACGAAAGCCCCCCTGCTCAAGTGAAAGAAGAAGCTCCTTCTCACTAA